One window of the Trifolium pratense cultivar HEN17-A07 linkage group LG2, ARS_RC_1.1, whole genome shotgun sequence genome contains the following:
- the LOC123909449 gene encoding GRF1-interacting factor 2-like, producing the protein MMNADPSLPMLTTEQIQKCLEENKELILAILEGQNQGKYGEIAPYQAKLQQNLTFLAKLADVGPQAGPQAQTHSQGQGMQQQQQQQQQPQVAMSQQRPDFSSVNPGFDMNEQQQQQQQQFAMSLQQPDLSTSKLGFQMNEQHSKQPNFFQQRQLFP; encoded by the exons ATGATGAACGCTGATCCTTCTCTCCCTATGTTAACAACCGAACAGATTCAAAAG TGCTTGGAGGAGAATAAGGAGTTGATATTGGCAATACTGGAAGGTCAAAACCAGGGGAAATATGGCGAGATTGCCCC atatcaagccaagcttCAGCAGAACCTGACTTTTCTCGCCAAACTTGCTGATGTTGGGCCCCAGGCTGGTCCTCAGGCACAAACACATTCTCAG GGGCAAGGGATgcagcaacagcagcagcagcagcagcaacctCAAGTAGCAATGTCCCAGCAACGACCGGACTTCTCTTCTGTAAACCCGGGTTTCGATATGAAcgagcagcagcaacaacaacaacaacagttcGCGATGTCTTTACAACAGCCTGATCTTTCAACTTCAAAGTTGGGTTTCCAAATGAATGAGCAGCACTCTAAGCAACCAAATTTCTTCCAACAGCGTCAACTTTTTCCCTGA
- the LOC123911129 gene encoding uncharacterized protein LOC123911129, which yields MGYVLRVRLASFFTGAATASFAGLYILHRDYKLAHQSLTQQANGLYQSLDSRISSLEKLKQTETSQQAEATEQAEATA from the exons ATGGGGTACGTGCTTAGAGTGAGATTAGCGTCTTTCTTCACCGGTGCTGCAACGGCGTCGTTTGCAGGTCTCTACATCCTTCATAGGGATTACAAACTCGCGCATCAATCCCTTACTCAACAG GCGAATGGTCTCTACCAATCACTAGACAGCCGAATTTCTTCCTTGGAAAAACTGAAACAAACTGAAACTTCACAACAAGCGGAAGCTACAGAACAGGCAGAAGCTACAGCATAA